The region AATCAGACCTGGGTTGCCAGCTTGCAGCCAGATCATGTGTGCAGAAATCACTTAAGCAAGCTGCAATGCGAAGAGCTTTTTAAGATTTTCCCAGCGCTCAAAGGTCTGCCGATCGAGAGGAGCTATCCTGCTGCGCGGCCATTGCTGTCAGCGAGGTTCGCGCGTCAAGTTTGTCTAAATGCATGTTAGATCACACATATTTCACTAAAATTTGAAGAGTTGACTACGTAAACCACTGAAATTGTGCTATGGTTGCGTATGGTTAGAATTGTGCTGGTATGCATTGCCTTGATGTTGGCAGCTTCCGCTGATGCCGCAGCTGTACGATATGAGTTGGATAAAGACTCGTCTCGTGTTGGCTTCACGTTTTGGTTTGGTGAGCAAACTGGCAAAGGGTTTTTCCCAATCACCGACGCCGAAGTTTTTCTGGATCTGCAGAACGTGCATAAGTCTTCTGTTCGTGTCCAGCTTGATGTTCGCAATGCGCGCGCGGGCGATATTGTCGCCACTTCAGGCATGAAAAGCCGCGAGGTTTTGAATGCTCAGGACTTTCCAGTCGCTGAATTTCAAAGCAACTCGGTGCGACGTTTGGGGCATGGGGTTGAGGTTGAAGGCGATCTGACCCTGCGTGGTGTCACAAGACCCGTAACGCTTCAGGCCCGCATTTTACGCCAACCTTCGTCACCAAAAGACAATTCGCAGCTCGTTTTGGAAATTATGGGCAGCGTAAAACGCTCTGACTTTGGCGCGGTTGGGTATTCAAATCTGGTTGGCGATCAGGTCGATCTTAGATTTTTTGTTTGGGTTAACCGCCTTTAGACGCATTCGGTTCCAGAGGCCGCAATTTCAGTTTTGTAATACGGTTGTCTTTGCGGGCCATGACCTCAAATCGAAATCCATGAAAGGCAAATACTTGCCCAACAACGGGGATGGTTTGGGCTTCGTGTATCACCAATCCTGCAACTGTATTGGCTTCGTCGTCAGGCAAATTCCAATCACTTGCACGATTGAGGTCACGAATTGTCATCGCGCCATCAATCAGAAACTGCCCGTCTTCACTGTTGCGAATAGGGTGTTCCGCGGCGGGATCAAATTCATCGGTGATTTCCCCCACAATTTCTTCAAGAATATCTTCGAGTGTGATCAGACCACGCAAGGCTCCGTATTCATCTACAACCAAGGCAAAGTGGCTGCGACGGCGCAAAAACTGGCGCATTTGTTCGTCAAGCGCGGTGGTTTCGGGGATGAAGTAAGGTTTTTTGGCTACGTCAGAAAGGTTAAATTTGCCAAGGTCAGCGGTATCGCCATCGTTGCCTGCCAATTTGGCGTGCATGGCGCGCAGAAAATCTTTGGCGTGAACCACCCCAATAATGTTTTCAGGGTCATCCTTGAATATAGGCAAACGCGTGTAGTTGCTCTCTAGGCACTGCG is a window of Cognatishimia sp. WU-CL00825 DNA encoding:
- a CDS encoding YceI family protein, giving the protein MLAASADAAAVRYELDKDSSRVGFTFWFGEQTGKGFFPITDAEVFLDLQNVHKSSVRVQLDVRNARAGDIVATSGMKSREVLNAQDFPVAEFQSNSVRRLGHGVEVEGDLTLRGVTRPVTLQARILRQPSSPKDNSQLVLEIMGSVKRSDFGAVGYSNLVGDQVDLRFFVWVNRL